Proteins found in one Misgurnus anguillicaudatus chromosome 3, ASM2758022v2, whole genome shotgun sequence genomic segment:
- the lrata gene encoding lecithin retinol acyltransferase a: MLDSLTFLFEKFLLFSNFKLFQSLWREEEKRAVRSSVFRRGDLLEVPRTLFTHYGIYLGENRVAHLMPDIMPVLTSNKQLIKPVVTNKRLILGCIYKSASVRVDSVEDFAYGAQILVNDMDMQLKWQALANEDVARRAEKQIGSIQYSLLWNNCEHFVTYCRYGTPASQQTDRFCCCLKSIIRDKRSVALTVVLGAVYIICFGLAPSTTVPTILIPFTLWMAG; this comes from the exons ATGCTAGACTCGCTGACGTTTCTATTTGAGAAGTTCTTGCTTTTCTCTAACTTTAAACTTTTTCAAAGTTTATGGCGAGAGGAAGAGAAGCGTGCGGTGAGAAGTTCGGTGTTCAGAAGAGGAGATTTGCTGGAGGTTCCGCGCACGCTCTTCACTCATTACGGTATCTACCTGGGCGAGAACAGAGTGGCGCACCTGATGCCCGACATCATGCCTGTATTAACCAGCAACAAACAGTTGATTAAACCAGTCGTCACCAACAAAAGACTCATTTTAGGATGCATTTACAAAAGCGCGAGTGTACGTGTTGATTCGGTTGAGGATTTCGCGTACGGAGCTCAGATTCTGGTCAATGATATGGACATGCAGTTGAAGTGGCAAGCACTAGCGAACGAGGACGTGGCCAGGAGAGCCGAAAAACAGATCGGTTCGATCCAGTACAGTTTGTTGTGGAATAATTGCGAACATTTCGTGACGTACTGCAGATACGGGACACCTGCGAGCCAGCAGACAGACAGG ttctgCTGCTGTCTGAAATCAATCATAAGAGACAAGAGAAGTGTGGCTTTAACTGTTGTTTTGGGAGCGGTGTACATCATCTGCTTTGGTCTGGCACCTTCAACCACAGTACCTACAATCCTTATTCCCTTTACTCTATGGATGGCAGGCTGA